The Streptomyces nigra genome includes the window GTGTCCGGCTGGCTGCTGGAGAGCGGCGAGGTGATGCTCTCCGTGCAGGACGAGGGCATCGGCATGGCGGGGGACCGGCTGACCCGGCTCAACACCCGTCTCGCCGAGTTCGACCCGGAGGCCACCTACGACCAGGAGGGCGAGGACGGGCTGGGTCTCGGCCTGTACGTCGTCGCCCGCCTCGCCCATCGGCACGGCGTCCGCGTGCAGCTGCGCGAGCAGAAGCAGGGCGGGGTCGCGGCCGTCGCCGTCCTGCCCAAGGGTCTGCTGGCCGCCGCGCCCACCGCCGCGGTCCCCACGGAGTCACCGCGCCGCACCGGCGGCCACACCTTCTCCCTGCCGGGCGCCGACGCCGAGGCCAACTCCAACCATCTGCCGGCCCGGCAGAAGGGCGCCGACCCGCTGGTGGCGCTGGCCGAGCAGGCCGTCGAGCGCAACGAGTCGGAGGCCGGGCCCGAGGAGGCCGGCGAGGAGCCGGAGGCGACCGAGCCCTCGGCCACCGAGCCCTCGGCCACCGAGCCCTCGGCCACCGAGCCCGCCGAGGCAGCCGCCGAACCGCACGTCCCCGCCCAGCAGTCGCCCGCCGAGACGACGATGGAGCTGCTGATCCCGGAGCCCGCCGCCGCCCCGGCCGAGGAGTCGCTCACGGAGCGGCCCGAGCGGACGGAGCTGCCCGAGCGCATGGAGACGCCCGAGCAGCCCGAGCGCCCCGACCCGTACGCCATCGGCCCCGACACCCACGAACGAGCCCGGGACGAGGTGGACGAGGACCCGGAGCCCGTCACCGACAAGGGCCTGCCCAAGCGCACCCCCCGGATCACGGCACCGACGGCCGCGCCGGTCCGCCGCAGCGGGGGCGTCGACGCCGAGGCCCTGCGCCGCCGGCTCGGCGGCTTCCGCAAGGGCGCGGAGGCCGGCTACCGCGACGTCCAGGCGGAGATCGCCGAACGCACCGGACAGAACAAGGCACCGGACACGCCCGCCGGAGCGAGCACCGAATCCGAAGCAGCCACGGGGGGCACAGTCGAGGAGGCAAGCAGTTGACCGCGCCCAGTACCTTCGGACTGAGCAGTGAAGCCCGCAACCTGCACTGGTTGTTGACGAATCTGGTCGAGGAGGTGCCGGGTATCCAGTCGGTCGCCGTCGTCTCCTCCGACGGCCTCCTGCTCCTCTCCTCCGACCAGGCACGCAACGCCGAGGCCCGCGAGGCGAGGCACGAGCGGCGCTCGGGCCCGCGCGGCTCCTCCGCCGACCTCGCCACCATCGTCTCCGGCATCGGCAGCCTCACCGTCGGGGCGGCCAAGCTGATGGAGTTCGGCGGGGTGAGGCACACCATGGTCGCCATGGACGAGGGCAGCCTCTTCGTCATGTCCATCAGCGACGGCTCGCTGCTCGGGGTGCACGGCTCCGCCGACTGCGACATGAGCGTGGTCGCGTACCACATGGCGCTCTTCGTCGGCCGGGCCGGACACGTTCTCACCCCCGAACTCCGCAGCGAGCTCCGGAAGTCGCTGGAGCCCGCGTCGGCAGGGAGCACCCGATGAGCAACGCCCCGAGGAACCGGCGACAGCTCCCCGTGCGCGGGGGTGACCGAAAACCGGCCCGTGTGCGGCCCTACTCGCTCACCGGCGGCCGCACCCGCTTCGGCCACGTCCTCCTGGTGGAGACGTTCGTGGCCGCGCTGGAGGCCCCCGAGGAGCGCAAGGAGCTGACGAACGGCTCGCTCAGCACCAAGGTGATGCCGGAGCTGAGGGCCATCGTCGAACTGTGCCGCCGGATGCGTACGGTGGCCGAGATCGCCGCGCTGCTGAAGATGCCGCTCGGCGTGGTCCGCGTGCTCCTCAGCGATCTCGCGGACCAGGGAAAGATCCGTGTGTACGGCACCGGAACCGGTCATGGCACCGGCCGTCCGGACCGGGCTCTGCTCGAAAGGGTGCTGAGTGGACTCCGTCGTCTTTGAGGACACCGACGAGGACCTGCGGTCCTGGCAGACGGACCGGGCCCGGGCCCCGATCGCCACGAAGATAGTCGTGGCGGGCGGGTTCGGCGTCGGCAAGACCACGCTCGTCACATCCGTCTCGGAGATCACGCCGCTGCAGACCGAGGCGCTGATGACCGAGGCGAGCGAGGAGACCGACGACCTCACCGCCACGCCCGGCAAGTCGACCACCACCGTGGCCATGGACTTCGGGCGGATCACGCTCGACGAGGACCTGGTGCTGTATCTGTTCGGCACCCCGGGCCAGCAGCGGTTCTGGTTCATGTGGGACGACCTGGTGCGCGGCGCGATCGGCGCGGTCGTCATGGCCGACACCCGGCGGCTGAAGGACTGCTTCCCGGCGCTCGACTACTTCGAGAGCTGCGGGCTGCCGTACGTCGTCGCGGTCAACCACTTCGACGGCAGTGAGCGGTTCGAACCGGAGGACGTGCGGGAGGCGTTGACGATCCCTCCGCACATACCTGTAATGATCATGGACGCGAGGCGCCGGATCTCGGTGATCGAGACCCTGTTGTCCCTGGTGGGGCACGCGCTGGACGTCACCCCCGAGTGAAACGCGGTTAGGAGCCCTCACCCGCATGCGGAAGATACTCGTCGTCGGGGCCGGCCAGTCCGGTCTCCAGCTCGCCCTCGGACTTCAGTCCCACGGGTACGAGGTCACCCTGATGTCCAACCGGACCGCGGACGAGATCCGCTCCGGGCGGGTCATGTCCACCCAGTGCATGTTCCACACCGCACTCCAGCACGAGCGCGACCTCCAGCTGAACTTCTGGGAGTCCCAGGCCCCGAAGATCGAAGGACTCGGCGTCTCCGTCGCCGCCCCCGGCTCCTGGGCCGAGGGCCCGGCCGCCCGCGCGATCGACTGGCTGGGCCGGCTCGACGGGTTCGCGCAGTCCGTGGACCAGCGGGTGAAGATGGCCGGCTGGATGGAGACCTTCGCCCAGCGCGGCGGCCAGCTCGTCATCCACGGCGCGGCCGTCGGCGACCTCGACTACTTCGCCCGCACCTACGACCTCGTGCTGGTCTCGGCGGGCAAGGGCGAGCTCGTCCAGATGTTCGGCCGGGACGCGGAGCGCTCCCCGTACAGCGAGCCCCAGCGCGCCCTCGCGGTCGCCTACGTGCACGGCATGGGCCCGCGCCCGGAGCACCCGGACACCGAGGCCGTCCGCTGCAACCTCGTGCCCGGCGTCGGCGAGCTGTTCGTGATGCCGACCCTGACGACGTCCGGACGCGCGGACATCCTGTTCTGGGAGGGCATACCCGGCGGCCCGCTCGACGTCTTCAACGGCGTGAAGGACCCGGCCGAGCACCTCTCCCTGACCCTGGAACTCATGGAGCGGTACCTGCCGTGGGAGTACGCCCGCGCCACGAAGGTGGAGCTGACGGACGCCGGCGGCACGCTGAGCGGACGGTACGCCCCCACGGTCCGCAACCCCGTCGGCACGCTGCCCGGCGGCGGCCTGGTCCTCGGCGTCGCGGACGTCGTCGTGGCCAACGACCCGATCACCGGCCAGGGCTCCAACTCGGCGTCCAAGTGCGCGGCGGCCTACCTCGCGTCGATCCTGGAACACGGCGACAAGGAGTTCGACGAGGCCTGGATGCGGGCCACGTTCGACCGCTACTGGGCCACGGCCCAGCACGTCACCAAGTGGACGAACGCCATGCTGGCCCCGCCCCCGGAGCACGTCCTGAACCTCATCGGCG containing:
- a CDS encoding DUF742 domain-containing protein, with the translated sequence MSNAPRNRRQLPVRGGDRKPARVRPYSLTGGRTRFGHVLLVETFVAALEAPEERKELTNGSLSTKVMPELRAIVELCRRMRTVAEIAALLKMPLGVVRVLLSDLADQGKIRVYGTGTGHGTGRPDRALLERVLSGLRRL
- a CDS encoding styrene monooxygenase/indole monooxygenase family protein, coding for MRKILVVGAGQSGLQLALGLQSHGYEVTLMSNRTADEIRSGRVMSTQCMFHTALQHERDLQLNFWESQAPKIEGLGVSVAAPGSWAEGPAARAIDWLGRLDGFAQSVDQRVKMAGWMETFAQRGGQLVIHGAAVGDLDYFARTYDLVLVSAGKGELVQMFGRDAERSPYSEPQRALAVAYVHGMGPRPEHPDTEAVRCNLVPGVGELFVMPTLTTSGRADILFWEGIPGGPLDVFNGVKDPAEHLSLTLELMERYLPWEYARATKVELTDAGGTLSGRYAPTVRNPVGTLPGGGLVLGVADVVVANDPITGQGSNSASKCAAAYLASILEHGDKEFDEAWMRATFDRYWATAQHVTKWTNAMLAPPPEHVLNLIGAAGQLQPAADRFANAFDNPADFENFFYDPEKTEAYLGSLAGA
- a CDS encoding roadblock/LC7 domain-containing protein, which translates into the protein MTAPSTFGLSSEARNLHWLLTNLVEEVPGIQSVAVVSSDGLLLLSSDQARNAEAREARHERRSGPRGSSADLATIVSGIGSLTVGAAKLMEFGGVRHTMVAMDEGSLFVMSISDGSLLGVHGSADCDMSVVAYHMALFVGRAGHVLTPELRSELRKSLEPASAGSTR
- a CDS encoding GTP-binding protein gives rise to the protein MDSVVFEDTDEDLRSWQTDRARAPIATKIVVAGGFGVGKTTLVTSVSEITPLQTEALMTEASEETDDLTATPGKSTTTVAMDFGRITLDEDLVLYLFGTPGQQRFWFMWDDLVRGAIGAVVMADTRRLKDCFPALDYFESCGLPYVVAVNHFDGSERFEPEDVREALTIPPHIPVMIMDARRRISVIETLLSLVGHALDVTPE